The proteins below are encoded in one region of Colletotrichum lupini chromosome 5, complete sequence:
- a CDS encoding transformer-SR ribonucleoprotein, with translation MDYEAANGDRYDGSFFLDTDRPPKHDEALTDKRDTDEAPRYERDNRSASPRPARDDGDSGRRRSASPSGNGDRDRDRGAKDETGSRGGDRDDDGAINPGSNLFVTGIHPRLTEQEVTRMFEKYGDVEKCQIMRDPHTKESRGFGFVKMVTSDQADAAKEGLQGEQIEGRTLSIEKARRARPRTPTPGKYFGPPKRAVTVLLAMLPPEVRLTLTPLPAPRVVRPMEVGNPNPVNSLWSQR, from the exons ATGGATTACGAGGCCGCCAACGGCGACCGCTACGATGGTTCGTTCTTTCTCGATACAGACCGCCCCCCAAAGCACGACGAGGCGCTGACAGACAAACGCGACACAGACGAGGCTCCTCGTTACGAGCGCGACAACCGCAGCGCCTCCCCTCGCCCTGCGCGTGATGACGGAGACTCTGGACGTCGTCGCTCTGCTTCGCCCTCTGGCAACGGTGACCGCGACCGCGACCG TGGCGCCAAGGATGAGACTGGCTCCCGCGGTGGCGACCGTGACGACGACGGCGCTATCAACCCTGGCTCCAACCTCTTCGTCACTGGCATCCACCCCCGTTTGACCGAGCAGGAGGTCACTCGCATGTTCGAGAAGTACGGTGATGTTGAGAAGTGCCAGATCATGCGCGACCCCCACACCAAGGAGTCTCGTGGATTTGGCTTCGTCAAGATGGTCACTTCTGACCAGGCCGACGCCGCTAAGGAGGGTCTGCAGGGAGAGCAGATTGAGGGACGCACCTTGAGCATCGAGAAGGCTCGTCGTGCTCGCCCTCGCACTCCCACCCCTGGCAAATACTTCGGCCCCCCCAAGCGTG CCGTGACCGTCCTCCTCGCGATGCTCCCGCCGGAGGTGCGGCTTACGCTGACGCCCCTGCCCGCTCCGAGGGTCGTGAGGCCTATGGAGGTTGGAAATCCCAACCCAGTGAATTCGCTGTGGTCTCAACGCTAA